The following are encoded in a window of Platichthys flesus chromosome 11, fPlaFle2.1, whole genome shotgun sequence genomic DNA:
- the LOC133964783 gene encoding macrophage mannose receptor 1-like: MEEELNYATVVFKNGGSPQKENDEDSTIYSTVQSKVPAATGTIKAAGGTVAAGAGEGTAGGGAAGGAAAAGAAAGGAAAGGAAGGAAGGGAAAGAAAGGAAAGAASAAHSRHFVLLLVCLGILCVLLMACIGVIIYICGVMKAQEAVADNVIHLEKKNVIHLEKENQRLMMEKEILVNETEVLTRDRDYLNRTLGVIMTFQNFPVNKFCPDKKCQPCRKSWIPFQDHCYLFYDKPPRWKTWEEARTICRPNADLVVVDSLQEQEFINNHTEYYHDYDHGYWMGLHQIDNKWIWIDGRNETEGHWNQTKVNTGKCAMTFSGNNAAASWGPAWCLMQNKFICEHEALIRTPVTYQDRASFCNRPTPSTSCRQSASVSDMLTPTVTLKLKTMGQEPNHVRASSKMGETGKTVLRTLLPLVTAAFGIICVVLVSVAIALRTTSLTSERYLQNAAAQNRQLRKEKDDLERRSRELSRERDGLSWTMEAILQYQTFPVATHCPEKVCRTCLGGWIPFQSSCYLFSEPNNQQPLYNWWNSREFCRTEEADLVVIESLEEQEFINNHTMAYNDETHAYWIGLKKYKETWMWVDGTNVTFQYWVEGPMELHRGPCALSLPRADKLANWDRLRCSMLKRWICETRALIKSD, from the exons ATGGAGGAAGAACTCAATTATGCTACTGTGGTTTTTAAAAATGGTGGTAGTCCTCAGAAAG AAAACGATGAGGACTCTACAATTTATTCTACAGTTCAATCTAAAGTTCCTGCAGCGACTGGAACAA TAAAAGCAGCTGGAGGAACAGTAGCAGCTGGAGCAGGTGAAggaacagcaggaggaggagcagctggaggagcagcagcagctggagcagcagctggaggagcagcagctggaggagcagctggaggagcagcaggaggaggagcagccgctggagcagcagctggaggagcagcagctggagcagcatCAGCGGCACACTCCCGGCACTTtgtcctgctgctggtgtgtttgGGGATTCTCTGCGTCCTGCTCATGGCGTGCATCGGCGTCATCATCTACA TCTGTGGGGTCATGAAGGCCCAGGAAGCTGTCGCAGATAACGTCATCCACCTCGAGAAGAAAAACGTCATCCACCTCGAGAAGGAAAATCAGCGGCTGATGATGGAGAAAGAAATCCTAGTGAATGAGACCGAGGTGCTGACCCGAGACAGAGATTATCTCAACAGGACGCTCGGAGTCATCATGACGTTCCAAAACTTCCCAGTCAATAAATTTTGCCCAGACAAAA AGTGTCAGCCGTGCCGGAAGAGTTGGATTCCTTTCCAGGATCACTGCTACCTGTTTTATGACAAACCCCCTCGTTGGAAGACATGGGAGGAAGCACGAACAATTTGTCGACCTAACGCAGACCTGGTTGTTGTCGACAGTTTACAAGAGCAG GAATTCATCAATAATCACACAGAGTACTACCACGACTATGATCATGGATACTGGATGGGATTGCATCAAATTGACAACAAGTGGATCTGGATTGATGGACGCAATGAGACTGAGGG GCACTGGAATCAGACGAAAGTTAACACTGGTAAATGTGCGATGACATTCTCTGGGAATAATGCGGCAGCCAGCTGGGGCCCAGCTTGGTGTTTAATGCAGAACAAATTCATCTGTGAGCATGAAGCCCTCATCAGGACTCCAGTCACTTA TCAGGACCGCGCCTCTTTTTGCAAC CGGCCGACCCCATCAACCAGCTGCAGGCAGTCAGCTTCTGTCTCTGACATGTTAACACCAACAGTTAccttaaaactgaaaacaatggGGCAAGAACCGAATCACGTCAGAGCATCTTCCAAGATGGGCG AAACAGGGAAGACAGTCCTGCGCACTCTGCtgcccctggtgacagcagcgTTCGGGATCATCTGCGTCGTCCTGGTGTCGGTCGCCATCGCCCTCAGAA CGACATCCCTCACGTCAGAGCGCTACTTGCAAAATGCTGCAGCTCAAAATCGGCAGCTGCGGAAGGAGAAGGACGACTTGGAGAGACGGAGCAGGgagctgagcagagagagagatggactcAGCTGGACCATGGAGGCCATCCTCCAGTACCAAACCTTCCCAGTGGCAACCCACTGCCCAGAGAAAG TGTGTAGAACTTGCCTGGGCGGCTGGATTCCATTTCAATCGAGCTGCTACCTTTTTTCCGAACCGAATAATCAACAACCTCTGTATAATTGGTGGAACAGTCGTGAGTTCTGCAGAACAGAGGAAGCAGATCTGGTCGTGATTGAAAGTTTGGAGGAACAG GAATTCATCAACAACCACACTATGGCCTATAATGATGAAACTCACGCCTATTGGATTGGATTGAAGAAGTACAAGGAAACATGGATGTGGGTGGATGGAACCAACGTCACCTTCca GTACTGGGTAGAAGGACCAATGGAGTTGCACAGAGGGCCTTGTGCTCTAAGTTTACCTCGGGCCGATAAGCTGGCCAACTGGGACCGGTTGAGGTGCAGCATGCTGAAACGCTGGATCTGTGAAACAAGAGCCTTAATCAAATCGGATTAG
- the gpatch4 gene encoding G patch domain-containing protein 4, giving the protein MAEVVPEKSRGLKFAEQQLLRHGWEQGKGLGREENGISEAIKVNVKCGKGGVGHKEGDQFTFHWWDHVFNKASSSLQVESDQDGIKLTKTVEEDEDGMISNKRPRKAWLAKDKLYGCFVKSATLLSGQEQPEPKASESDVSSSSDEEDDRRLDLSSTTKLSDADLMKACGGRTAHKGARHGLNMSAKLARLEQQEAEFMAKYGKKSQAPAASPVCGKPAPPTSKAADEPVERPEEMADKAPSTKMKKKRKSSTLSLIEVSESPGADANPKKKKKKKKADEGITDAVSTEDVICVENGETEHSHKTKRKQKKKKKNKAEQNEEERTTSPAAESESPEETAELHSVTQVKKKKKKKSSSKHHSEVEERNETESSQSEPAQDCAPRTKKRKAAVLMEEAEVAEGESTVKQKRTKCKTDKPVVDDKVNEEAPAPKKKKKKKCKE; this is encoded by the exons ATGGCAGAAGTTGTACCAGAGAAAAGTCGTGGCCTGAAGTTTGCCGAGCAGCAGCTCCTGCGTCACGGTTGGGAACAAG gtAAAGGACTTGGCCGAGAGGAGAACGGCATCAGTGAAGCCATCAAGGTCAACGTGAAGTGCGGCAAAGGAGGA GTCGGCCACAAGGAAGGAGATCAGTTCACCTTCCACTGGTGGGATCATGTCTTCAATAAGGCCTCCTCCAGCCTGCAGGTGGAGTCTGATCAG GACGGCATTAAACTGACGAAAACGGTGGAAGAAGACGAAGATGGGATGATCTCCAATAAAAGACCACGGAAGGCCTGGCTGGCTAAAGACAAACTTTATGGATGCTTTGTCAAG TCGGCCACTCTGCTGTCTGGTCAGGAGCAGCCGGAGCCCAAGGCGTCGGAGTCGGAcgtcagcagcagctcagacgaGGAGGACGACCGGAGACTGGATCTTTCCAGCACCACCAA GCTCTCTGATgctgacctgatgaaggcttgTGGAGGACGCACGGCTCACAA AGGAGCCAGACATGGACTGAACATGAGTGCCAAGTTAGCCCggctggagcagcaggaggctgagTTCATGGCCAAGTACGGCAAGAAGAGCCAAGCACCCGCTGCCTCGCCGGTTTGTGGTAAACCAGCCCCACCGACCTCCAAGGCCGCTGATGAGCCAGTGGAGCGGCCGGAGGAGATGGCTGACAAAGCTCCGAGcacaaagatgaagaagaagaggaagagctccACTCTGAGCCTTATCGAGGTGTCTGAAAGTCCTGGAGCGGATGCTAAtcccaaaaagaagaaaaagaaaaagaaagccgATGAAGGAATAACTGATGCAGTTTCCACGGAGGATGTGATCTGTGTAGAAAACGGTGAAACAGAACATTCtcacaaaacaaagaggaaacaaaaaaagaagaagaagaataaagcGGAGcagaatgaagaagaaagaactACCTCCcctgctgcagagagtgagagTCCGGAGGAGACGGCTGAGCTGCACTCAGTCACtcaagtgaagaagaagaaaaagaagaagtcgTCTTCCAAGCATCACAGTGAAGTAGAGGAGCGTAATGAGACAGaatccagccaatcagagccggCCCAGGACTGTGCTCCAAGaaccaaaaagagaaaagctgcagTTTTAATGGAAGAAGCTGAAGTTGCAGAAGGAGAATCGACAGTAAagcaaaaaaggacaaaatgtaAAACGGACAAACCAGTGGTTGATGACAAAGTAAACGAGGAGGCGCCTGctccaaagaagaagaagaaaaagaagtgcAAAGAGTAG
- the LOC133964958 gene encoding C-type lectin domain family 17, member A-like translates to MEEELNYASVVFKNGGSPQKENDEDSTIYSTVKSKVPAATGTIKAAGGTVAAGGAAAGGAAAGGTAASGGAAATGGAAAAGGAAAAGGAAAAGGAAGGAAAGGAAAGGAAAAHSRHFVLLLVCLGILCVLLMACIGVIIYIFGVMKAQEAVAENVIHLEKEIHQLVMQKEILANETEVLTRDRDDLNRTLGVIMTFQNFPVSSFCPDKNCQPCRESWIPFQDHCYLFYKPSNPWYVWERARTFCQDLVGDLVVVESLQEQEFINNQTKYYYDEFHGYWMGLRQIEDTWIWIDGRNETEGYWNQTKFIYGGTYAMTFPTHNATASWGPAKGMMKNKFICEHEALIRTPVS, encoded by the exons ATGGAGGAAGAACTCAATTATGCTTCTGTGGTTTTCAAAAATGGTGGTAGTCCTCAGAAAG AAAACGATGAGGACTCTACAATTTATTCTACAGTTAAATCTAAAGTTCCTGCAGCGACTGGAACCA TAAAAGCAGCTGGAGGAACagtagcagctggaggagcagcagctggaggagcagcagctggaggaacagCAGCaagtggaggagcagcagcaactggaggagcagcagcagctggaggagcagcagcagctggaggagcagcagcagctggaggagcagcaggaggagcagcagctggaggagcagcagctggaggagcagcagcggcacACTCCCGGCACTTtgtcctgctgctggtgtgtttgGGGATTCTCTGCGTCCTGCTCATGGCGTGCATCGGCGTCATCATCTACA TCTTCGGGGTCATGAAGGCCCAGGAAGCTGTCGCAGAAAACGTCATCCACCTCGAGAAGGAAATTCATCAGCTGGTGATGCAGAAAGAAATCCTAGCGAACGAGACCGAGGTGCTGACCCGAGACAGAGATGATCTCAACAGGACGCTCGGAGTCATCATGACGTTCCAAAACTTCCCAGTCAGTTCATTCTGCCCAGACAAAA ACTGTCAGCCGTGCCGGGAGAGTTGGATTCCGTTCCAGGATCACTGCTACCTGTTTTATAAGCCATCCAATCCCTGGTACGTATGGGAGCGGGCACGAACATTTTGTCAAGACCTTGTTGGAGACTTGGTTGTTGTCGAGAGTTTACAAGAGCAG GAATTCATCAATAATCAGACCAAGTACTACTACGACGAATTTCATGGATACTGGATGGGATTGCGTCAAATTGAGGACACGTGGATCTGGATTGATGGACGCAATGAGACTGAGGG GTACTGGAATCAGACGAAATTTATTTACGGTGGTACATATGCGATGACATTCCCTACGCATAATGCAACAGCCAGCTGGGGCCCAGCAAAGGGGATGATGAAGAACAAATTCATCTGTGAGCATGAAGCCCTCATCAGGACTCCAGTCAGTTAG